A genomic stretch from Chitinophaga agri includes:
- a CDS encoding Ig-like domain-containing protein, which yields MNSFFSRALSGICLMLFPILVYGQLPYSPCSPTGGKKADVLGVETKYRAPGGAAPTFTIPAGTKSIVVYVASETGISTAPANNIDTLRGDEDFITINAIIDIPTNTSSGFLNYAKNTNTNGSGTNVYGWKKAPLGALIPNASKIGDALPDLNNVRFSITGNTLTIAENATGIHSSFHVEYLSPTTNSLNPLPTVIRSLLHGAAAANTDLVVPIPAGTQLISISAKGSNTSNADLNSVNGTEEGYSNLHFLVDVDKARIDGFATLANGGSEDRRSTYVISNKPIAATGTLLTSGVITGDYTAKNTDPGAVGVYDMELYVSGGDLVIKRNASYARDFDDSYVLEFYTRTGQGMSAEFIDSDIRNIVSGSYPAAGETRTFKIPSGTNFIYFNQTANAINFNFESNENPLASYAYIDLQKETATGYYYQQVGSSSGTGRREDNFAFRDVPLDSTSTKAHANTVGFKAGYPYDLTFKLSADKSELIVTNKTGLANQTYQFLLSADFYGARPDVAFNPANITFTKGANCNMVKAHVQICNPGSGNNNGGMPIAFYEGDPTTDATAKLLFVGTIPTQIKMGNCADFTFDLDLSGRSNLNIGISMILNDNGSFVPGGAGSAVGTPFALSSLATQHQFYTECYYDNNLFSTVLNVNNCPVLDPDPNHSSGAAGNYSYLTTYNAGGPGVKITDTDLTIIDPDGGTIASATIVLSNHPDGALEGLHINGTLPAGIIATGDSTGTIVLTGAASQADYIAAIGLIEYYNRNLTPDQTDRTILTTLNDGTENGPVATTTVQILTEPRVAVFGNDTKIQDNSTTTNTADGTDFGVVAIGSAATEHRFVVSNVGTGALNVISSPAVDIAGDPGFTITAQPGTNTLNGHDSAAFKISFDPAAHTAGTYTATITILSDDADTDAASYTYTVSVVVHNLPTVSNSTVNVDEDNTLSFAATDFTSNYSDIDAAALTTVKINTLPANGTFELNGVAILAGQEVTAADLANITFIPAANWNGTTSFEWVAADDHAYAATAATMTIVVAPVNDAPVATVPAGISVTEGTPANITGVSFADVDAANNTVTVTISVPEGSLAATTGAGVTVGGTAGALTLSGTVADINAFIAAGNVAYATILNPSATVTATVNINDNGNTGSGGALQDTKTFPLNITKVNTPPTGTGDTKTTPRNTPVNGAVTGNDVDGDPLTYTKATDPSNGSVTVNPDGTYTYTPAAGYVGNDSFTVDIADGQGGSTTVTVSITVTPPPNNPPTGAGDTKTTVRNTPVNGAVTGSDVDGDALTFNKATDPANGSVVVNNDGTYTYTPATGYTGPDTFTVTISDGKGGTTNVTVNITVTAPLNNPPTGTGDTKTTVRNTLVSGAVTGNDVDGDALTFTKATDPANGSVVVNNDGTYTYTPATGYTGPDTFTVTISDGKGGTTNVTVNITVTAPLNNPPTGTGDTKTTVRNTPVNGAVTGSDVDGDALTFTKATDPANGSVVVNNDGTYTYTPATGYTGPDTFTVTISDGKGGTTNVTVNITVTAPLNNPPTGTGDSKTTTRDTPVNGVVTGSDADGDVLTFVKATDPVHGSVTVNTDGTYIYTPAAGYTGTDNFTITISDGKGGTTNVTVNITVTPVVTPPVNNPPTGTGDTKITNQDTPVNGVVTGTDVDGDALTFTKATDPAHGSVIVHADGTYTYTPATGYVGNDSFTITISDGKGGTTTVTVNVIVTAPANNPPTGTGDTKITNQDTPVNGVVTGTDVDGDALTFTKATDPAHGSVIVHADGTYTYTPATGYVGNDGFTVTIADGKGGSTTVTVNITVTPVVTPPVNNPPTGTGDSQTTNQDTPVNGTVTGTDVDGDALTFTKATDPTNGTVIVNANGTYTYTPATGYIGNDSFTINIADGKGGSTTVTVNIAVTLVVTPPVNNPPTGFGDSKSTPEGTAVSGKVTGTDVDGDALTFMKATEPAHGTAVVNPDGTYTYTPATGYTGLDNFNITISDGKGGTATVTVNINVMPVIQDPVAVNDRAETKANTPVTVNVLDNDDARNATLDVTTVTIVGGPAHGTVKVNEDGTITYTPDPGYTGEETFTYQVKNTNGQASNVATVAITITATSINVPNLFTPNGDGKNDFFEIRGLNQYAENELIIVNRWGNEVYRTRGYQNTWKGDGLNEGTYYYVLRIRRNSTTEWEVMKGYVTLIRAFK from the coding sequence ATGAATTCATTTTTCAGTAGGGCACTATCGGGCATATGTCTGATGCTCTTCCCCATTCTTGTGTACGGACAGTTACCTTACAGTCCCTGTAGTCCGACAGGAGGAAAAAAGGCCGATGTTCTCGGCGTAGAGACAAAATACCGGGCCCCTGGAGGAGCCGCCCCCACCTTCACCATCCCCGCAGGCACGAAATCCATTGTGGTGTATGTTGCTTCGGAAACTGGTATTAGCACAGCCCCGGCAAATAACATTGACACATTAAGGGGCGACGAGGATTTCATTACGATCAATGCCATTATTGACATCCCCACCAATACTTCCTCCGGTTTCCTGAACTATGCGAAGAATACCAACACCAACGGTTCGGGTACAAACGTATATGGCTGGAAAAAGGCACCACTGGGCGCACTTATCCCTAATGCAAGTAAGATAGGTGATGCATTACCCGACCTGAACAACGTTCGGTTCTCCATTACAGGTAACACGCTGACCATTGCCGAAAATGCGACGGGTATCCACTCTTCCTTCCATGTTGAATACCTTTCCCCCACCACTAACTCCCTGAATCCTTTACCTACTGTTATACGAAGTCTGCTACATGGTGCTGCTGCTGCCAACACCGACCTTGTGGTACCTATTCCGGCAGGAACACAGCTGATCAGTATATCCGCTAAGGGTAGTAACACCAGTAATGCGGACCTGAACAGTGTTAACGGAACGGAAGAAGGATATTCCAACCTGCATTTCCTCGTAGATGTAGATAAAGCCCGGATCGATGGTTTCGCTACACTGGCGAATGGTGGTTCTGAAGACAGACGGTCAACATATGTTATCAGTAACAAGCCAATAGCCGCAACCGGTACTTTGCTGACTTCCGGTGTTATCACCGGCGACTATACGGCAAAGAATACTGATCCGGGTGCAGTAGGTGTATATGACATGGAGTTGTATGTAAGTGGTGGCGACCTTGTCATTAAACGTAATGCCAGTTATGCCCGCGACTTTGATGATTCCTATGTACTGGAGTTTTATACAAGAACCGGACAGGGGATGAGTGCGGAGTTCATTGATTCGGATATCCGCAATATCGTAAGTGGTTCATATCCTGCCGCCGGAGAGACCAGGACATTTAAAATTCCTTCCGGTACCAACTTCATTTATTTCAATCAGACAGCCAACGCGATCAACTTTAACTTTGAAAGTAATGAGAACCCGCTGGCGTCTTATGCATATATAGATCTGCAGAAAGAAACAGCTACTGGTTATTACTACCAGCAGGTAGGTTCTTCTTCCGGTACAGGCAGACGTGAAGATAACTTTGCGTTCCGTGATGTGCCACTGGATAGTACCAGCACTAAAGCACATGCGAATACCGTTGGCTTCAAAGCGGGGTATCCGTATGATCTCACTTTCAAGCTGTCGGCCGATAAAAGTGAATTAATTGTTACCAACAAAACCGGTCTGGCCAACCAGACGTATCAGTTCCTGTTATCAGCTGATTTCTATGGTGCGCGTCCGGATGTAGCCTTTAATCCGGCTAACATCACGTTTACCAAAGGGGCTAACTGTAACATGGTAAAGGCCCATGTACAGATCTGCAACCCCGGTTCCGGTAATAATAATGGTGGTATGCCGATCGCTTTCTATGAAGGTGATCCGACGACAGATGCAACAGCGAAGCTGTTATTTGTAGGTACTATACCTACACAGATTAAAATGGGAAACTGTGCTGACTTCACGTTTGACCTGGATCTGAGCGGAAGAAGCAACCTGAATATCGGTATCTCTATGATCCTGAATGATAATGGTTCCTTTGTTCCGGGTGGAGCAGGAAGTGCCGTGGGTACGCCTTTCGCACTGAGTAGCCTGGCCACTCAGCATCAGTTCTATACGGAGTGTTACTATGATAACAACCTGTTCAGCACAGTATTGAACGTGAATAACTGTCCGGTACTGGACCCTGACCCTAACCATAGTTCTGGTGCTGCAGGCAATTACAGTTACCTGACTACCTATAACGCAGGCGGTCCTGGTGTGAAGATCACTGATACCGATCTGACGATCATTGATCCTGATGGGGGCACAATCGCTTCTGCGACGATCGTCCTGTCCAATCATCCGGATGGTGCGCTGGAAGGACTGCATATCAATGGTACGTTGCCGGCAGGTATTATCGCTACAGGTGATAGCACCGGTACGATCGTACTTACAGGTGCCGCGTCCCAGGCTGATTACATCGCTGCCATCGGATTAATCGAGTATTATAACAGGAACCTGACACCTGATCAGACCGATCGCACTATTCTTACTACCCTGAATGATGGTACAGAGAATGGCCCGGTGGCAACGACCACTGTCCAGATCCTGACTGAACCACGTGTAGCCGTATTTGGTAACGACACGAAGATCCAGGACAACAGTACTACCACCAATACGGCCGATGGTACTGATTTCGGTGTGGTGGCGATCGGTTCGGCTGCTACAGAACACAGATTTGTGGTATCGAATGTGGGAACGGGGGCGCTGAATGTCATTAGCTCACCAGCAGTTGATATTGCAGGTGATCCGGGATTCACTATTACCGCGCAACCCGGTACGAACACACTGAACGGCCATGATTCAGCTGCTTTTAAGATCAGCTTTGACCCTGCTGCACATACAGCAGGTACCTATACAGCCACCATTACTATTCTGAGTGATGATGCAGATACGGATGCTGCTAGTTACACCTACACGGTAAGTGTTGTGGTGCACAACCTGCCGACTGTATCCAATAGCACTGTCAATGTGGATGAAGACAATACATTAAGCTTTGCTGCGACAGATTTTACCAGCAATTATAGCGATATAGATGCCGCTGCACTGACTACAGTAAAGATCAATACCCTGCCTGCCAATGGGACATTTGAACTGAATGGTGTAGCTATACTGGCCGGACAGGAAGTCACTGCTGCAGACCTGGCAAATATCACATTCATTCCGGCCGCTAACTGGAATGGTACCACTTCTTTTGAATGGGTTGCTGCAGATGATCATGCGTATGCTGCTACGGCGGCAACAATGACGATCGTTGTCGCCCCGGTTAATGATGCCCCTGTTGCTACTGTACCAGCAGGTATCAGTGTAACAGAAGGTACACCGGCCAATATCACTGGCGTTTCATTTGCGGACGTGGATGCTGCAAATAATACAGTAACAGTTACGATATCCGTTCCGGAGGGTAGCCTGGCGGCTACTACAGGTGCGGGTGTAACTGTAGGGGGGACTGCTGGTGCGCTGACATTAAGCGGTACAGTAGCAGATATCAATGCATTTATCGCAGCTGGTAATGTGGCCTACGCTACTATCTTAAATCCTTCAGCAACAGTCACCGCTACTGTTAATATTAATGACAATGGTAACACCGGCAGCGGTGGAGCCCTGCAGGATACAAAGACATTCCCGCTGAATATCACGAAAGTCAATACTCCTCCGACAGGAACTGGTGATACAAAAACAACTCCCCGTAATACGCCGGTAAATGGTGCTGTAACGGGTAATGATGTTGATGGAGATCCACTGACCTATACGAAAGCAACTGATCCATCTAATGGCTCAGTGACTGTGAATCCTGATGGCACCTATACTTATACGCCGGCCGCCGGTTATGTAGGCAATGACAGCTTTACTGTTGATATTGCCGATGGTCAGGGTGGTTCGACCACTGTAACCGTTAGTATCACTGTGACTCCGCCGCCGAATAACCCGCCAACGGGTGCAGGTGACACGAAGACGACCGTTCGTAATACACCGGTAAATGGTGCCGTGACCGGTAGTGATGTGGATGGGGATGCGCTGACCTTTAACAAAGCAACAGATCCGGCTAATGGCTCAGTAGTTGTAAATAACGATGGCACTTATACCTATACGCCGGCAACTGGTTATACCGGTCCCGATACTTTCACTGTTACGATCTCTGATGGTAAAGGTGGTACAACTAATGTAACCGTAAATATCACGGTAACGGCTCCGCTGAATAACCCGCCAACGGGTACAGGTGACACGAAGACAACCGTTCGTAATACACTGGTAAGTGGTGCCGTAACCGGTAATGATGTAGATGGGGATGCACTGACCTTTACCAAAGCAACAGATCCAGCTAATGGCTCAGTAGTTGTAAATAACGATGGCACTTATACCTACACACCGGCAACTGGTTATACCGGTCCCGATACTTTCACTGTTACGATCTCTGATGGTAAAGGTGGTACAACTAATGTAACGGTAAATATCACGGTAACGGCTCCGCTGAATAATCCGCCAACGGGTACAGGTGACACGAAGACAACCGTTCGTAATACACCGGTAAATGGTGCCGTGACCGGTAGTGATGTGGATGGGGATGCGCTGACCTTTACCAAAGCAACAGATCCAGCTAATGGCTCAGTAGTTGTAAATAACGATGGCACTTATACCTATACGCCGGCAACTGGTTATACCGGTCCCGATACTTTCACTGTTACGATCTCTGATGGTAAAGGTGGTACAACTAATGTAACCGTAAATATCACGGTAACGGCTCCGCTGAATAATCCTCCGACCGGTACAGGCGACAGTAAGACAACTACACGAGACACACCTGTGAATGGTGTGGTAACAGGTAGTGATGCAGATGGTGATGTATTGACCTTTGTCAAGGCAACGGATCCTGTTCATGGTTCCGTTACTGTAAATACGGACGGTACTTATATTTATACCCCTGCAGCTGGTTATACCGGTACGGATAACTTCACCATTACGATCAGCGATGGTAAAGGTGGTACGACTAATGTAACCGTGAATATCACTGTTACACCGGTTGTTACGCCACCGGTGAACAATCCTCCGACCGGTACGGGCGATACTAAAATTACCAACCAGGATACGCCTGTAAATGGCGTAGTGACCGGTACAGACGTAGACGGTGACGCACTCACTTTTACGAAAGCTACTGACCCTGCGCATGGTTCCGTGATCGTACATGCCGATGGTACCTATACTTATACGCCAGCTACTGGTTATGTAGGGAATGACAGCTTCACGATCACTATCTCAGATGGGAAGGGTGGTACTACTACGGTAACGGTAAATGTTATTGTTACTGCTCCTGCAAACAATCCTCCGACCGGTACGGGCGATACTAAAATTACCAACCAGGATACGCCTGTAAATGGCGTAGTGACCGGTACAGACGTAGACGGTGACGCACTCACTTTTACGAAAGCTACCGACCCTGCGCATGGTTCCGTGATCGTACATGCCGATGGTACCTATACTTATACGCCAGCTACTGGTTATGTAGGAAATGACGGTTTCACGGTCACAATTGCTGATGGTAAGGGTGGTAGCACGACCGTGACCGTTAACATCACGGTTACGCCGGTAGTAACACCTCCGGTTAATAATCCGCCAACAGGCACTGGTGATAGCCAAACCACTAATCAGGATACACCAGTAAATGGTACAGTAACCGGTACAGACGTAGACGGTGACGCACTGACCTTTACGAAAGCCACTGACCCTACCAACGGTACTGTGATCGTAAACGCCAATGGTACCTATACTTATACACCGGCAACTGGCTACATAGGCAATGACAGCTTCACGATCAATATTGCTGATGGCAAAGGCGGTAGCACAACCGTAACCGTTAATATTGCGGTAACGCTGGTAGTAACACCTCCGGTTAATAATCCGCCAACAGGTTTCGGTGATTCTAAATCAACACCTGAAGGCACCGCGGTATCTGGTAAGGTAACGGGTACTGATGTCGATGGTGATGCACTGACCTTTATGAAGGCAACTGAACCTGCACACGGTACTGCTGTTGTCAATCCCGATGGCACCTATACCTACACACCTGCCACAGGTTATACCGGACTGGATAACTTCAATATCACTATCAGTGATGGTAAGGGTGGTACGGCTACCGTGACCGTCAATATCAATGTAATGCCGGTGATACAGGATCCGGTAGCCGTGAATGACAGAGCGGAAACCAAAGCCAATACGCCTGTTACAGTGAACGTACTGGATAATGATGATGCCCGTAATGCCACACTCGACGTAACCACTGTCACCATCGTCGGTGGACCTGCACATGGTACTGTCAAAGTGAATGAAGATGGTACCATAACCTATACTCCTGATCCTGGTTATACCGGTGAAGAGACCTTTACTTACCAGGTGAAGAATACGAATGGTCAGGCGAGTAACGTGGCTACTGTTGCCATCACCATCACTGCCACCAGCATCAACGTACCAAATCTTTTCACGCCGAATGGCGACGGTAAGAATGACTTCTTCGAGATCCGTGGACTGAACCAGTATGCGGAAAATGAGCTGATCATTGTGAACCGCTGGGGTAACGAAGTATACAGAACAAGAGGTTATCAGAATACCTGGAAAGGTGACGGATTGAATGAGGGGACCTATTACTACGTGCTGCGTATCAGACGTAACAGCACAACAGAATGGGAAGTGATGAAAGGATACGTTACACTGATCAGGGCTTTTAAATAA